Sequence from the Hyalangium minutum genome:
CATGGGGGCCCAGTTGGTGCCAGTGGAAGGAGACTATCCCGAGCGCTACCGCCCGCAGGGCTTCCCCTCCCCCGAGCAGATTGCCCGCTGGAAGAAGGATCCGAGCGCGTGGGACATGCCCCCGCCGCCTCCGTAAGGCGGCACCTCACTTCCAGTTCGTCCCGGTTGGCGGCCCCTGGTGGAGCGGATCCCAGATGTACTCCGCGATGGGGGTCAGCTTCATATTTGTAAAGCCGTGCCGCTTGACGAACCCAGCGAAGCGCTCCGCGACGAAGATGGTCCCGGGCTCGCCCCGAGGCCGGAAGACGTCCTCGCCCTGCCACGTCCCCTGCTCCAAGGCGAAGCCGTGAATGGAGTCCACTCCAGTGGCTCGGCACTCTGGACACGTGACCGGAGCGTTGCGACGGAGACGACTCCGCGCTTCGTCTAAAGCGCCTCGGCCCCAACAAGGAGTCGCTGCCCTATACGAAGAAGCCGCCTCCAGCTTGGAGCCCTTGCGCTTCCGTCGCACACGCGCCACCTCCACGGCATGACTGCCGAGCAGTCCGGTGAGCCCCTCGGCTCGAAACGCCTCCGCCATGCGCTGGGAAATGAGCACGCTGTTTCCAGGCCCTTCGATGAAGTCGCCAAGGGTCTGGCCATGCAACTCCAACGTCACTCGGTAGGGAGGCAACCACTCCTTCATACCAATGGGCTCGTGACACTGAGGGCATCGAGGCGCAGGCCCGTAGCGCACGGGCTCGGCCCCCTCGGACTGGGTGTCGTACGCCCCCCACACGTCCGCCTTGAGCACGAAGAACCGTGGATCAGGATTTAGGTCCGAAGCCATTGGGAAACCTCTCCAGCATGTCCTTGCGGTTGTAGATGTCGCGAAGAAACGCTTCGAGTTCTTCCTGAGTGGCCTTGCTGTACCGCCTCAACCACAGGGGCACTCTACGTCCCTTACGAGGCGTCTGGCGTTTCTTCCTGCACGGCCAGAGAGAAGGGGTAGATCGAGCGGTGGCCGATGTTCGAGTGGTCGACGGTAAGGTAAAGCTCACCCGCGATCGAAATCACCGCTTGCGGAGGGGGGCTGACCTGGCTCTTGAACCAGGCCTCGGCCTCCGGAAGCGTCGAGAAGGAGGCGACGGGTGGCGGTAGCCCTTCACGAACACGTGCTCCGAGGAAGTACTGAAGGACGGGATGGGGAAAGATGCGGCGTTCCTGCAAATCGCGGTTGTAGACGAGCAGATGGTACTGGTCCGCAATCAAGACGTATGCAGAAGAGGGAGGTGCAGGCTGCTCCTTCAACCAGTTCTCCGCCTCCTCGCGTGAGCCGAACGCCGCCGCGACGCGCGGAGGTTCGTCGGACGCCAGATGCTTCCGGTAATCCTCAAAGGCATAAACCTGCCCCGTGGATTCGATGAACAGAAGAGCGTCAAACAGGACGTCACGCACTTCCTGAGGAGCATGGACCGAAGCGTTTGAGCCAAGACCCGCAAGGAACTCCATGGCACTGGAAAGGAGCTTGCGCGTACTCATTGCGCCCCCCCAGCAACACTGTCCTCGGGTTGGCTTTCGGATGACGTCATCAGCACCACGGGAGCAAGAACCAGAAGCCCAGCCCCAGCGGAGATGACCACAAAGGCGATCCCAGCAACGGTGATGACGCTGCCCACCAAGACCTCCTTCCGGTGGCGCTTCAGCCAGTCGATCAGACCATCCACTGTCGTGAACTCCTGGGGCCGGAGCCGCTCCAGTTCCCGACAATCATCGTAGGCCTGCTGGCATTCGCGACGGCAGAACTCCGACTTGCCGCCCATCTTGCGAGGGGACGTATAGCTTCCATACCCAGGAGGAAGAGGACGCGACATGCATTTTTGGTAGCACTCTTGATTCTCCTGGTCACAGTCTCGAGGCCGGGCCGCAGCAGGTAGAACGCCTCCTGATCGCGCTTCGTTGGCTGACCGAAACCGGTAGGCCGAGAAGTCGAAGCGCTCGGCGGGCTGCCACGCGTGGGTGACCTGACCATCGGGGTGCGCTTGGAGAACAAGCACGAAGTGCTCAGGATTTGCTGGGCTCGGCACTTCTGGCGAACGAGAACGGCTGGCGCTGCATGCCACCAGCAAGGTGCTCAGGCCCACGGCGAGGAGCTTCTTAAGCATCATGTTGGGTCCTCTGGGGGCCATCCGCATCGATGATATAGCACCAGCCCCAGACCTGCCCCCACGCCCACCGCGGACAGGCCATGCCGCACCGCCAGCCACACCACCACCCTCCGCCTCGCCCCCAGCGCCATCCGCACCCGATCTCCCGAGCTCGCTGCGTCACCCGGTATGACGGCCGATGGCCCCGAAACACCCTCGGAAAGCGAGCCGGCCTCAGAGGCTCCGATTGCCTGCCTGCTCGGACGGATCCTGGCTGCCTGGAGGCTGGGGGAAGCCTCCGGCGCCGTCATCCGTTGCAGACCGTCCCCATGGCTCCCTGGCTGTGCTAGGTAGGCCCCCTCTCTGACTTTCGAACACCTATGATTCGGCTCGACAACATCGGCAAGCAGCACGGCCAGCAGATCCTCTTCGTGGAGGCCTCCGCCCAGCTCAACCGCGGCGAGAAGATTGGCCTCGTAGGCCCCAACGGCGCGGGCAAGACCACCCTCTTCCGCATGGTCATGCAGCGCGAGCACCCGGACGAAGGCCAGGTCTCCGTCGACCGGGGCGTCACCATCGGTTACTTCGACCAGGACGTGGGCGAGATGTCCGGCATGTCCGCCGTGGCCGCGACCATGGACGGCGCGGGCCCGGTCTCCGAGGTCGCCGCCGAGCTCAAGCAGCTCGAGGCCGCCATGGCCGACCCAGAGCGCATGGACGAGATGGACAAGCTCATCGAGCGCTTCGGCGTGGTGCAGGGCCGCTACGAGGAGCTGGGCGGCTACGCGCTGGAGGGCAAGGCACGGGAGATCCTCGCGGGCCTGGGCTTCACCCTGGAGATGATGGACGGGGACGTGGGGGCGCTCAGCGGTGGGTGGAAGATGCGCGTGGCGCTGGCCCGCATCCTCCTGATGCGCCCGGACGTCATGCTGCTGGACGAGCCCAGCAACCACCTCGACATCGAGTCGCTCATCTGGCTGGAGAACTTCCTCAAGGGCTACGAAGGCGCCCTGCTGATGACCAGCCACGACCGCGAGTTCATGAACCGCGTCATCTCGAAGATCATCGAGATCGACGGTGGCACGCTGACGACGTACTCGGGCAACTACGACTTCTACGAGAAGCAGCGCGCCCAGCTCGAGCGCCAGCAGCAGGCGCAGTTCGAGCGCCAGCAGGCCATGCTCGCCAAGGAGCTGAAGTTCATCGAGCGCTTCAAGGCGCGCGCCTCGCACGCGGCCCAGGTGCAGAGCCGGGTGAAGAAGCTGGAGAAGATCGAAAAGGTGGAGCCGCCCAAGCGGCGCCAGACCCTGGTGTTCGACTTCCAGCCGCCGCCGCGCTCGGGCGACGACGTGGCGAAGCTGGAGCGGGTGGTGAAGGGCTATGGCAAGCGCCGCATCTACAGCGGGCTGGACTTCCTGGTCCGCCGCGGCGAGCGCTGGTGCGTGATGGGCGTGAACGGCGCGGGCAAGTCCACGCTGCTCAAGCTGATTGCGGGCGAGTCCCATCCGGATGACGGAGCGGTGTCGGTGGGCTCCAGCGTGAAGATGGGCTACTTCGCCCAGCACGCCATGGAGGTGCTCAAGGGCGAGCTGACGGTGTTCGAGTCCCTGGTAGAGCGGTTCCCGCGGGCTTCGCAGGGCTCGCTGCGGGCGCTGGCCGGGTGCTTCGGCTTCTCCGGCGACGAGGTGGAGAAGAAGTGCCGGGTGCTCTCCGGTGGCGAGAAGGCGCGGCTGGTGCTGGCGCAGATGCTCTACGATCCGCCCAACTTCCTGGTGCTGGACGAGCCCACCAACCACCTGGACATGGCCACCAAGCAGATGCTGATCACAGCGCTGGCCAACTACGAGGGCACCATGCTCTTCGTGAGCCACGATCGGCACTTCCTGGCGGCGCTCTCCAACCGGGTGCTGGAGCTGACGCCCGAGGGCGTGCACCAGTACGGTGGTGGTTACACGGAATACGTGTCGCGCACGGGCCAGGAGGCCCCGGGTCTCAGAAATTAAGAGTCAGGGCGCGCGGGCCTTGAACTCTGGGTCCGCGCGTTTTCTACTCCCTACTCGCCGCGTAGGTTCGTAGAGTGCACGGTGATGGTCCGCCCGTCCCTCTCTCTCGCTCTTGTGGCGCTGTCGCTGCTGTCCACCCCGGCCCTGGCCCAGTCGCGGCTGCCCAGCTTCGACCTCCAGCGGCTCCAGTTCGAGCCCAGCGCGCTCGGCTCCTTCGTGGTGGGCACCGGCCGCACGCTGGACGCGGGTGTCTTCCGCACCTCGTTCCAGGTCCACTACGAGCAGCAGCCGCTCTCCTTCGATGAGCGCTGGGACCCAGCTGCGGGCCAATCGCTGGTGGAGGGCAAGTTCACCACCCACCTCACCGCAGCCTATGGCGTGCTGTCCTGGCTGCAGGTGGGGGCGCAGGTGCCCTTCATCCTCAACCAGTCGGGGACTCGCACCTTCACGGCGCTGCCCCCCTCGAAGACGGGCCTGGGGACACCCTGGGTGTCGGCTCGCGTGGGGCTGCTGAGCCAGAAGAGCGGTGGGCCCATGAACCTGGCGCTCGACGTCGCGGGCGCTGTGCCTGTGGGCAGCACCGAGGCGCTCGCCAAGGATGACTACGCGCTGTACCCACGGCTCCAGCTGGGCGTCCAGGGTTCGGGCTTCCAGGTGGGAGGCGAGGTGGGCGCCCTCGTGCGCAAGAAGGTGGACCTCGGGGTGCTCTCCCTCCGCGAGCACGACGTCATCGGCAACGAGCTCCGGATCGGTGCCACGGTGACGTCGCTCGGCGGCAAGAAGACGCGCGGCGAGCTGAGCGTGATGACGGCGCTGCCGCTCGAGGACGGGCGCATGAGCACGGAGGTGCTGCTGGCCATCCGCCGCCACGCCCTGCCCTGGCTGGACCTCTACGTGCTCGGCGGGCCGGGGATCGGCATCGCCTCGGACACGCCCTCGTTCCGTGTCATCGCCGGCGCCTCGTTCTCCAACGCGAAGATCGACTGACGCTCAGCGCACGTTGCGGAACGTGCCCCGGTAGAAACAACAAGGGCGGCCGTGGCACGAAGCCACGGGCCGCCCTCTTCACTTCACCGGCCCGGAACGCGGGCCGCGCCGCTCAATTCACATCCCAGCAGGCGGCGATCTCCTCGCAGGCGAGCGCCAGGTTGTCCAACCGGCGCTGCTGCGCCTTGGGCGCCACGTACACCTTCCCCGCGAACACGTCGAACACGCGCACCAGGCGGTGATCCACCGGCCCCTTCTGCTGCAGGTGCTCCTCCGCGTACAGGTGCAGCACCGTGGCGATGTACTGCCCGGACTGCTCGTTCAGCGGCGTGTGCTTCGAGAAGTACAGCTTCAGCAGCCCCGAGTGCATCTGCCCGTGCCGGTCCGCGCTGCGCAGCAGGAGCTCCGGCCGCACGTTGATCGTCACGCCGCTCAGCGCCATCGGCGGGAACTCCGGACCCGCGGGGCTCGCCACCGCGTTCGTCAGCGACAGCTCGTCGGCCGCCATCAGGAAGTGCTGCAGCGCCTCCGCGCACAAAGACAGCCGGTGCGCGTCGAAGTCCGACTCGGGCTTGGCGTTCAGCATGCGGCGCTGGTGGTAGCGCAGAATCACCTCATCACGGCCGCCGCAGAGGTACTCGACGATGGCTTGCGCGGCCTCCGGGTAGCGCAGGTACTGAGGGTCCACCGGGTGCTTCTGCGCGTGGATGATGCGCTTGCGCAGCGCCGGCGTCGCCGTCAGGTACTGCCCCAGCTTGTTCACCGAGACGCTCGGATTCGCACGAATGTCAGTCATTGTTCGACCCTTCCTTGCCGTTGCGGGAATAAAGAGAGACTACCGGTCAGGTCTGACATTCCCCGGCGAGCCAGGGTCCTCATCCCAGCGCAAAACCCACCTTGTCGCACACCTCGAATTCAGAGGGCTCCGGGCCCTACCTGCCGCGTTCCGGCGCCCGGCCGTGCGTACAATAGAAACGAAGACGTGGAGGAGACACGCGCGTGAAATACCCCCCCCGGCTGGGACACCTGGCCACCCGCCCCGTAGTAGTGAACCGGCTGGTGCCCACCTATGCGAAGGCCCACCAGATTGACGAACAGGAGGCCGCTCAGCGGCTGGAGCGCGCCATCGCCGGGCGCCTCTGGGAGGACCTGCTTGCGGCCACGTGGGAGGCGATGCAGAGCCGCGTGAAGCGGCTGGACGAGCAGAAGCTGCTGGAGAAGGTGTTCAACACGCTCGAGGATCGGCCCCTGCGCTATGGCCGGGTGGTGGAGCCCAACGCCGCCTGGAGCGCCTTCATGATGCTGCTGGACCTGGAGATCGGCACCGCGGGGGACGCGGCCCGCAAGGTGATGGAGTCCGAGCAGGGCCGGAAGATGATCAGCGCCGGGCTCGCGGAGGCGGGGATGTTCCTCGCCATCGAGCTGACCAAGGGAAAGTGAGCCCGCCTCCCCAGCGGCATTTCCACGGGGCCCAGGCTGTTGGCTCCACTCGACGACCCGAGCCGCCGTGCCCCTCGAGCAGCGGGGCGGGCGCCCCCTGAGAGACCCTGCACGTGCTCATCCGGTACTCCGACTGGAAGCGGCCCACCGACGACGTCTATGCGTTCCGTCTGCGCACGGCCGCTGGCGCCGCCGAGCCAGGCGCGTTCATCCCCGCGCTGCCCGGCGTGGGGACCCAGAGCGACATCCGGGACGTCCTCCGCCGGGTGCTCGCGGACGGAGAGGCCGAGCGCTTCGAGCGCCAGATCGATCGCTGGTCCGGCCCCGAGGACGTGGTCGGAGAGGCGCGCGAGAAGCCTTACGCAGGGCAGCAGCACACCTTCGAGGAGCGCTCCCCGAGCGACACCCTCACGATGGCGGACGTGGACGCGGTGCTCCGAGGCATCGTCCTCGTGCTGCGCGGCAGCTCCGGTGCCACCGACTACGTGCTGCGTGACCACCACATGCTGGATGTGGCGCTGTACCACTATTGGACCACCGGCGAGCTGCCGAGCGCCCTCTTCCATGCAGACAGGCACTCGGACTGGTGCAAGGACAGCTACCTGGAGGCCCGCCGGCCCCAACAGGCGGCCACCTGGTGGGCGCTCATCGAGGGCCTCAAGCGCCCCAGCACCGGCGCTCCCGTGCTCTCCGAGCGGGCCGTCTTCTTCACCACCGCGGCGGCCGAGCGCTCCTCCCGGATGAGCGGGCGGGACATTGGCGCCTCGGTGCGCGTGCCCGGCTTCCTCGATCCGGAGGGGCTCCGCTGGCCCCAGGTCCTCGAACAGCCCGGCGCCACCGAGGCGGACTGGGTCTCTCTGGATCTGGACTTCTTCCAGCCCTCACCCCAGCTCCGCGTCAGCAAGGGGCTGCTGCGAGACGCCCGCTTCCAGGGACTCCTCTCCGGCGCCCGGGTGCGCGTCTTCGTGCTCTCACCCCAGTTCACCAACGGTGGAGACCGGATCGATCCGTGGGTGATTCAGGGCCACCTGCATTCCTCGCTCCGGCTGCTCAACCTGCTGCGCCGCCCACTCCGCCTGGGGGTTCCCCAAGCCTGAGGCAGGCGTGTCAGCCGGCATGTCATTTCTTCGGCCTTCCAACGAGATTCCACTGTCACGGAACCTCTTGCGATAGCAGTTCCCATTTTTCTGAAACCCGATGACAATCTCCCCCCTCTGCAGTTGGGGATGGGTCATCGATGCCTCAGGAGAAAGCGAAGAGCCCTGAGCAGCAGCCCTCGGAAGCGTCCGAGAGGCCCGATCCGACCCTGCCCGTAGGGAGCGGCGCTCCCGCCCCGGCAGGAGAGATGTCCCCCACCAACCTGCGCCCGGACGCCAAGAGCCCGGAGCAGTGGTGGGCGCCTCCGGAGACCTCTCCCGAGGGCCAACCCGGCTCCCCTCCCAAGGTCCCCACGCCCGTGACAGAGAAGAAGGACCCGCTCATCGGCACGGTGGTGGGCAGCTTCCGGCTCATCCGCAAGCTGGGCGGCGGCGGCATGGGCACCGTCTACCTGGGCGAGCACACCTTGATTGGCAGCAAGGTCGCCGTGAAGTTCCTCCACGAGCACTTCGCCTCCAATGAGGCCCTCGTCCAGCGCTTCCTCGCGGAAGCCCGCTCCGTCAACCTCATCGGCCACGAAAACATCATCAACATCTTCGACATGAGCCTGCTGCCTCCTCGCAGGCACTACCTCGTCATGGAGTACCTGGAGGGCAGCCCTCTCTCGTCCATGACGGGGAGCCCGCAGCCGCCCTCGGTGATCGTGCCGATCCTCACCCAGGTGTGCGATGCGCTTCAGGCGGCTCACCTCAACGGCGTGGTCCACCGGGACCTGAAGCCGGAGAACATCTTCCTCGTGCGGCATGACCGCACACCGCACTTCGTGAAGGTGCTGGACTTCGGCATCGCCAAGCTGCTCGACGGGGCGCACTCGCCGGGGCAGACCTCGATGGGCACCATCATCGGGACCCCGGAGTACATGGCTCCCGAGCAGTGGGCCGGCAAGGGCGTGGATGGGCGCACAGACCTGTACGCGCTGGGCATCATCTCCTACGAGCTGCTCACCGGCCGCACGCCCTTCCCCAAGGGAGGGCTGGGGAGCCTGCTGCACGCCCACCTCCAGGAGCTGCCCCCTGCGCCCCACGAGCTGACCCCGTCGGTGCCCCTGCCGCTCTCGCAGCTCGTCATGCGTGCCATGGCCAAGCGCCCGGAAGATCGCTTCCGGACCGCAGCCGAGATGCGCACCGCGCTGGAACAGGCACTCGCGGGGCAGGCACCGGCTCCGCTTCCGTCGCTCGCCACGCCCGCTCCTGCCCCAGTTCCCGCGGCCACACCGCCCTCGCTGCCGCTGGACACGGCGATGGCCATTCCGGCGACGGCCCCCGCTCCGCCCCGGCGGCCCGCGTCTCCTCCGCCGCTCGAGGCCTTCGCCAAGGGGGTCCTCACTCCGGGCTCGGAGCCGCTCCGCATGAGCTGCACGGACCTGAGCCGCGCTGGGGCCTTCCTGTGCACCGAAGGCTCGCTGCCCCCGCTGCGCTCGCGCGTAGCGCTCACCCTGGAGGTGCGCGGCCAGAACCTGCCCTGTACCGGCGAGGTTGTCCGCCACGTCACCCCGGCCCAGGCGGGCTCCTGGGGCATGCGCGCGGGCTTCGCCGTCCAGTTCATCAACCTGTCCGCCGAAGCCCGCGACGCCCTCTCCCGCCTCTCCCAGGGCCAGACAGCGCCCTCGGCCACCCCCAAGGTGCTCTCGGACGATCCGCAGGCGGAGTCGCTGCTGACCATGCTCCAGCAGCGCATGAACGCCGACCCGTACGTGCTGCTGTCACTCCCCCAGAACGCCACGTTCGATGAAGTTCGCCAGCACGGCCGCGCCGCCACGAGCGCCCTGGAGACCATCGCCGCCCGGCCGCTGTCGGCCCGCCAGGCGAAGGAGCTCTCCGAGATGCGCTCGCGCATCGAGAAGGCCGCGGACCTGCTGGGACACCCCCGCCAGCGCATCGAGCACGACGCCTGGCGCGCCAACTACGCGGGCGTGGCCCGGTGCATCTCCAGCGGCCTCACCGCCACCGAGATCGAGTCCCTGCGCGCCCGCTACCTGGTGGCCCACCCAGGCACGGAGGCGCGCGAGCGCATCCACGCCGCCACCGCCTCCGCCTGGGAATCCCAAGGCAGCATCGGCCTGGCCCTGGCCGAATACGAGAAGGCGCTCGCCGCCGACCCGCTCAACCTGCAGCTCCAGCAGCGCTACTGGAACCTCAAGCAGCGCGGCGTGAAGCCCACCCCACCCCCGGAGAGCAGCTCCAAAGAGGGCCAGGACGTGCCGGGGCTGCGGCGCCGCCGCTAGTCAGCGCGCGAGGCCTCCTTACTTCGGCATGAAGTTGAAGGCCTTGAGCATGAGGATGAAGATGCCCATGAGGCTCTCGCCCGCGAGGAAGCCAGAGCCCACGGGGAACACGGCGGCCTCCGCCACCTTCGGCTTGCGCCGGCGCAGGTACTCCGCGATGCCCGCGCCGATGCAGAAGCTGATCGAGCTGGAGCCGGGGATGACGATGGCCAGCCCGAAGCCCGCGGCCGATGGAATGTAGGGCTTCGCGGCCTTCGGGGCCCACCGGTCCAGCAGCACCAGGGCGATGCCCAGCAGCCCTCCGCACAGTGCTCCCATGCGGGCGCTGGGGTGCAGCGCCTCCAGGCCCACCGACAGCATCTTGGAGACGCCCGCCCAGACCATCACGCCCGGAGCGGGGAACTCCTCACCGCCCAGGACCTGCGCATCCGGCACGAGCAGGTTGAAGGCGGGCACCACGATGGCCGCGCCCGCCACCACGCCAAAGAGCTGGCCGATGAGCTGCTGCCGGGGGTTACCGCCGAGCAGCCATCCGGACTTGAGATCGATCAGCAGATCCGCCGCGTGCAGGCCGACGCCACCTGTGGCATTGGCACTCATGACGTTGGCGGCCACGTTGCCGGGCGCCAGCCCTCCGTAGATGAGCTGCGTGACAGGGCCGAGTGCCTTGGTCGGCGTGGTGTCCGTCTCTCCGGTGACCCGGGCGGCGATGAAGCCCATCACCACGGCGAGCGGCAGCGCGAGCACGCCGGCCCACACGGGGATCTGGAAGAGGTACGCCATCAGCGCCACGGCGACGGGCCCCAGGATGGCGAAGCCCATGGGGAACCAGGAGGGAGGAACCTCGATGGCGGCCAGGGGATCCTGGGTGGCCTCGTGCTTCTTCCGGAACAAGCCCGAGAGAGCCTGGAGCGAGCGGGCCACGCTGCGCCACTGGAACGCGAAAGAGAGCACCCCCGAGGTGACGAGCAGCGCCGCGCCCGTCCACAGCATCCAGGTGTTGATGGCCTTCTGGGTGACGGCGGTGATGAAGCCCTGATCCACCATGGCGGGAGCCAGGAAGCCATAGGTGAGGACAGCGCCCAGGAGCATGGACCAGCCGGTCTTCCAGGTCATCAGCATGCCGCCGCCGATGAGCAGCAGGCTCGGCTCGAAGGCCAGGCCCCAGTCCTTCAATGGACGGTCCCGGAGGGTGGCCCAGGGCAGAATGCTCTTCTTTTCCATGATCGGCAGCGGCAGGCGAAGGAACTCGGGGGCATGAGTGTTGAGCCAGGCGCTCTTCGCGTCCCGCAGCACCGCGACGATGGCACCGATCAATCCCGCGATGCCGAGCAGCCGTGACTTCTGCCGTGCCACCTCGCCGTGGCCGTGGAGCGCCTTGATGGTCTCGGCGGTGGCGATGCCGGAGGGGAACGGCAGCGCCTCGATGTTGACGAGCTGGCGCTTGATGGGGATGGCGGCAAAGACACCCAGCGCGGCGATGACGGCGAACCACAGCACCAGCCAGCCCGTGCCGGGCAGCGTGCCAGTGAGCACCAGCAACGCGGGCACGGCGGCCATGTTGCCGCCTCCCGTCATGTAGCCCGCCGCCGACGCCACCGAGCCCATGGCGTTGTTCTCCAGCGGAGAGAAGTCCTCCCGGAACACGCGCAGCTGGCGCATCAGGTTGAAGAAGGAGAACGCCAGGATGCAGGCGGTCACGGTGACGCCCATGCTCCAGCCCGTCTTCAGGATGATGTACAGGTTGGACAGGCACATCACCATGCCGATGAGCATGCCGGCCACGATGGCGCGCGGCGTGAGCTGGCGCGCGCCGCCCTGGTACACGTTCTCCAGCCAGTAGCGCTCCGGGTCCTGGCCCTCGGCGGGCGCGGCCACCGGCGGAGCGTCGTGGGGATCGTGGCGAGGCGTCTCGTTGGCGGCGGGCTGAGTCATTGGGAGCGCAACGATAATGCACCTGCCCGGAATCACCGAACGCCTCCACCAAGCGGGCAGCCGGCGTCCCTTCCCCGGCGGAAGAGGGCCTCGCCCTCACGCCCGGGGTACGTCACCACGCAGAGTGTTCACCCCCCGGAATTCGACGAGCGAGGAGTGTTCGCCAGCCCATGGCGCTGGCCCATGGCGGTGGCAGGCCCCCGCTCCCCACGCCATGAGAGAGGTTCCACTGCTGGTCTCCGGAGCCTCTTGATGCTCTCCTTGCTTTCCCGTTGGAGCCGCGCCCTGCTCCTCCTGACGCTCGCCTGTGCCTCCTGCTCTGAACGTCAGAGCCCCGCTCAGCCGCCTCCTCCCGAGGGCCCCAATCCTCAGGAGGACACGGCCCTCAGCAACGTGCTGCGGCCCGAGCGCCAGGTCTTCCGCCCAGAGCTGCTCCAGAACCTCACGCTCCCCCCTGGCTTCGCGGTCTCTGTGTTCGCGCAGGATCTGGGTGCCCCGCGGATGATGGCCGAGGGACCGGATGGGTCGCTCTACGTCACGCGGCCGAAGCAGTCAGATGTGGTGCGGCTTCGGGACACGAACGGGGATGGCCGCGCCGAGGCGCCGAGCGTGGTCCTCTCAGGACTCAAGGACGTGCATGGCCTCGCCCTGCACCAGGGACGAGCCTATGTCGCCACGCCCACCCAGGTTCACGTCGTGGAGGTGCTGGGGGATGGCAGCTGGGGCTCTCCCCAGCTCCTGGTGGACCGGCTTCCGGATGGAGGCCAGCACGCCAATCGCACGCTCGCCGTGGGGCCTGATGGCAAGCTCTACCTCTCGGTGGGCAGCAGCTGCAACGCGTGCGACGAGACCAACGAAGAACACGCGACGCTGCTGCGGGTGAACCTGGATGGCAAGGGCCGGGAGATTTTCGCCCGGGGTCTGCGCAACACCATCGGCTTCGGCTGGCACCCGCAGTCGGGAGAGCTGTGGGGCATGGATCATGGCAGCGACCACCGCGGCGATGACATTCCTCCCGAGGAGCTCAACCGGCTGGTGCAAGGAAAGGACTACGGATGGCCTTATGCCTTTGGCCAGCAGCAGCCCGATCCGGTGATCGACGAGCCGAAGAACATGACCAAGGCGGAGTACGTGGCGAAGACGGAGCCGGCCGTCCTCACCTATCCGGCCCACAGCGCCCCCATCGGGATGGTCTTCTACACGGGGGTGGCCTTCCCGGCCGAGTACCAGGGGGATGCGTTCGTCGCCATGAGGGGCTCGTGGAACCGCAAGCCCGCCACTGGCTACAAGCTGGTGCGCATCGACTTCAATGGCGGCCAACCCCAGCGCTTCGAGGACTTCATGACGGGCTTCCTGCTCGAAGAGGGCCGTGCCCACTTCGGGCGGCTGGCCGGCGTGACGCAGACACGGGACGGGGCGCTGCTGCTCGGAGATGACACCAACGGGGTCATCTACCGCATCACCTACAAGAACTGAGCCCCGTCCCCTCTTTCAGCTACTTGTGCTTGTGGCCATGGCCGTGGTCGTGGTCGTGGTCGTGGTCATGATCATGGCCGCCGTGATCGTGGGCGCCGCCCGGCCCG
This genomic interval carries:
- a CDS encoding OPT family oligopeptide transporter, whose product is MTQPAANETPRHDPHDAPPVAAPAEGQDPERYWLENVYQGGARQLTPRAIVAGMLIGMVMCLSNLYIILKTGWSMGVTVTACILAFSFFNLMRQLRVFREDFSPLENNAMGSVASAAGYMTGGGNMAAVPALLVLTGTLPGTGWLVLWFAVIAALGVFAAIPIKRQLVNIEALPFPSGIATAETIKALHGHGEVARQKSRLLGIAGLIGAIVAVLRDAKSAWLNTHAPEFLRLPLPIMEKKSILPWATLRDRPLKDWGLAFEPSLLLIGGGMLMTWKTGWSMLLGAVLTYGFLAPAMVDQGFITAVTQKAINTWMLWTGAALLVTSGVLSFAFQWRSVARSLQALSGLFRKKHEATQDPLAAIEVPPSWFPMGFAILGPVAVALMAYLFQIPVWAGVLALPLAVVMGFIAARVTGETDTTPTKALGPVTQLIYGGLAPGNVAANVMSANATGGVGLHAADLLIDLKSGWLLGGNPRQQLIGQLFGVVAGAAIVVPAFNLLVPDAQVLGGEEFPAPGVMVWAGVSKMLSVGLEALHPSARMGALCGGLLGIALVLLDRWAPKAAKPYIPSAAGFGLAIVIPGSSSISFCIGAGIAEYLRRRKPKVAEAAVFPVGSGFLAGESLMGIFILMLKAFNFMPK
- a CDS encoding PQQ-dependent sugar dehydrogenase, with product MLSLLSRWSRALLLLTLACASCSERQSPAQPPPPEGPNPQEDTALSNVLRPERQVFRPELLQNLTLPPGFAVSVFAQDLGAPRMMAEGPDGSLYVTRPKQSDVVRLRDTNGDGRAEAPSVVLSGLKDVHGLALHQGRAYVATPTQVHVVEVLGDGSWGSPQLLVDRLPDGGQHANRTLAVGPDGKLYLSVGSSCNACDETNEEHATLLRVNLDGKGREIFARGLRNTIGFGWHPQSGELWGMDHGSDHRGDDIPPEELNRLVQGKDYGWPYAFGQQQPDPVIDEPKNMTKAEYVAKTEPAVLTYPAHSAPIGMVFYTGVAFPAEYQGDAFVAMRGSWNRKPATGYKLVRIDFNGGQPQRFEDFMTGFLLEEGRAHFGRLAGVTQTRDGALLLGDDTNGVIYRITYKN
- a CDS encoding ABC-F family ATP-binding cassette domain-containing protein, which produces MIRLDNIGKQHGQQILFVEASAQLNRGEKIGLVGPNGAGKTTLFRMVMQREHPDEGQVSVDRGVTIGYFDQDVGEMSGMSAVAATMDGAGPVSEVAAELKQLEAAMADPERMDEMDKLIERFGVVQGRYEELGGYALEGKAREILAGLGFTLEMMDGDVGALSGGWKMRVALARILLMRPDVMLLDEPSNHLDIESLIWLENFLKGYEGALLMTSHDREFMNRVISKIIEIDGGTLTTYSGNYDFYEKQRAQLERQQQAQFERQQAMLAKELKFIERFKARASHAAQVQSRVKKLEKIEKVEPPKRRQTLVFDFQPPPRSGDDVAKLERVVKGYGKRRIYSGLDFLVRRGERWCVMGVNGAGKSTLLKLIAGESHPDDGAVSVGSSVKMGYFAQHAMEVLKGELTVFESLVERFPRASQGSLRALAGCFGFSGDEVEKKCRVLSGGEKARLVLAQMLYDPPNFLVLDEPTNHLDMATKQMLITALANYEGTMLFVSHDRHFLAALSNRVLELTPEGVHQYGGGYTEYVSRTGQEAPGLRN
- a CDS encoding serine/threonine-protein kinase, which encodes MSPTNLRPDAKSPEQWWAPPETSPEGQPGSPPKVPTPVTEKKDPLIGTVVGSFRLIRKLGGGGMGTVYLGEHTLIGSKVAVKFLHEHFASNEALVQRFLAEARSVNLIGHENIINIFDMSLLPPRRHYLVMEYLEGSPLSSMTGSPQPPSVIVPILTQVCDALQAAHLNGVVHRDLKPENIFLVRHDRTPHFVKVLDFGIAKLLDGAHSPGQTSMGTIIGTPEYMAPEQWAGKGVDGRTDLYALGIISYELLTGRTPFPKGGLGSLLHAHLQELPPAPHELTPSVPLPLSQLVMRAMAKRPEDRFRTAAEMRTALEQALAGQAPAPLPSLATPAPAPVPAATPPSLPLDTAMAIPATAPAPPRRPASPPPLEAFAKGVLTPGSEPLRMSCTDLSRAGAFLCTEGSLPPLRSRVALTLEVRGQNLPCTGEVVRHVTPAQAGSWGMRAGFAVQFINLSAEARDALSRLSQGQTAPSATPKVLSDDPQAESLLTMLQQRMNADPYVLLSLPQNATFDEVRQHGRAATSALETIAARPLSARQAKELSEMRSRIEKAADLLGHPRQRIEHDAWRANYAGVARCISSGLTATEIESLRARYLVAHPGTEARERIHAATASAWESQGSIGLALAEYEKALAADPLNLQLQQRYWNLKQRGVKPTPPPESSSKEGQDVPGLRRRR